Proteins found in one Salvia splendens isolate huo1 chromosome 10, SspV2, whole genome shotgun sequence genomic segment:
- the LOC121750551 gene encoding brassinosteroid-responsive RING protein 1-like: MGFPVGYTDLFLPKLLVYVLTALGFVRKFVYALLSVLGLGDFLEPETASYPSSEAEPRSVSAALIRELLPVVRFADLEEDLDPPESCAVCLYEFGGEDEIRQLANCRHIFHRSCVDRWMDHDQKTCPLCRTQFIPEDMQEAFNERLWLASGISDLYGDYSPITAAL; this comes from the coding sequence ATGGGGTTTCCAGTTGGATACACTGACCTATTTCTCCCGAAATTGCTAGTATATGTGCTAACGGCATTAGGATTTGTGCGGAAATTCGTGTACGCGCTGCTCTCCGTGCTAGGGCTGGGGGATTTTCTGGAGCCGGAGACGGCGTCGTATCCATCGAGCGAGGCGGAGCCGCGGTCGGTGTCGGCGGCGCTGATCCGCGAGCTGCTTCCGGTGGTGAGGTTCGCGGATTTGGAGGAGGATCTGGATCCGCCGGAGAGCTGCGCGGTGTGCCTGTACGAATTCGGAGGGGAGGACGAGATCCGGCAGCTGGCGAACTGCCGGCACATATTCCACCGGAGCTGCGTCGACCGGTGGATGGACCACGATCAGAAGACGTGCCCGCTCTGCCGAACGCAGTTCATACCGGAGGATATGCAGGAGGCGTTCAACGAGCGCCTCTGGCTCGCCTCCGGCATCTCCGATCTCTACGGCGACTACTCTCCGATCACGGCTGCTTTGTAG